In Anseongella ginsenosidimutans, one genomic interval encodes:
- a CDS encoding ATP-binding protein yields the protein MEKLFEKFQQKIAHISTQFVRSSISAINWKARLIGIKGPRGVGKTTLMLQYIKLYLGENINSTLYVSLDDIWFSNNKLVDLAEDFVKRGGTHLFLDEVHKYPDWSQELKNIYDDHPMLQVVFTGSSLLEILNARADLSRRAVIYYMQGLSFREYLAIEQGVYFDPLQLETIIHDHSSLSAMVLKKIKPLQYFSQYLKNGYYPYYQEEADLYARRVEEVINMMLEIELPLLRQMDIGYIRKIKQLLLIIAESAPFIPNVSKISEKIGINRATLLSYLHYLQEIGLTRNLFRSASGISRLQKPDKIYLENTNLAYILGNANIGNVRETFFANQLDHQHQLLFPEKGDFLVDNEYVFEIGGKDKSAEQLRGIVNGFIAADDIEHGFLQKIPLWLFGFLY from the coding sequence ATGGAGAAGTTGTTTGAAAAATTTCAACAAAAAATTGCCCATATATCCACGCAATTCGTAAGAAGCAGTATATCTGCCATCAATTGGAAGGCACGCCTAATCGGCATAAAGGGCCCAAGGGGCGTAGGTAAAACAACGCTAATGCTCCAGTATATAAAATTGTACTTAGGAGAGAATATAAACAGTACATTGTATGTAAGTCTTGACGATATATGGTTTAGTAATAATAAGTTAGTTGATCTGGCTGAAGATTTCGTGAAAAGAGGGGGAACCCATCTGTTCCTCGATGAAGTGCATAAATATCCTGACTGGTCTCAAGAATTGAAAAACATCTATGATGATCATCCGATGCTTCAAGTTGTCTTCACGGGTTCATCGCTACTGGAGATATTGAATGCCAGGGCAGATTTGAGCCGTAGAGCGGTGATATATTACATGCAAGGATTGTCTTTCCGTGAATACCTCGCCATTGAACAGGGTGTTTACTTTGACCCGCTTCAGTTGGAGACAATAATTCACGACCATTCTTCTTTGTCGGCGATGGTATTGAAGAAGATAAAGCCTTTACAATACTTCTCACAATATCTAAAAAACGGATATTATCCTTACTACCAGGAAGAGGCTGATTTGTATGCCAGGCGAGTAGAAGAAGTTATCAATATGATGCTTGAGATAGAATTGCCTTTGCTCCGGCAAATGGATATAGGCTATATTCGCAAGATCAAACAATTGCTGCTCATTATAGCAGAATCGGCTCCGTTTATACCAAATGTGAGCAAAATCAGCGAAAAGATCGGGATCAACCGGGCTACCTTGCTGTCTTACTTGCATTATTTGCAGGAAATCGGACTTACACGTAACCTTTTCCGCTCCGCCTCGGGCATCAGTCGTTTACAGAAGCCAGATAAGATATATCTGGAAAATACAAATCTTGCCTATATACTGGGCAATGCAAATATCGGAAACGTACGCGAAACATTTTTTGCCAATCAATTGGATCACCAACACCAGCTGCTCTTTCCGGAAAAGGGCGACTTTCTCGTCGATAACGAATATGTTTTTGAAATCGGGGGGAAGGATAAATCTGCTGAGCAGCTTCGGGGAATAGTCAATGGCTTTATCGCTGCTGATGACATTGAACATGGTTTTCTGCAGAAAATCCCCTTATGGTTATTTGGCTTTTTATATTAA